The sequence AATTGTTCTTCTATATGCACCAGCAACTTATTCATCGTTACAATGTTGAAAGATTCAGTAATCGGCTAGGAAAGGCAAAATCTTTCCACAACTTTCGGGAACCAATTGCGGAAGCATATTTTCCTAAGATGGTTAGAAGTGCAGATAACCGAGCTTACGCGGCACGTCCGGAACGAGCCACAATGAAAGACATCGATCGAGACGTCGAAGGTTTGAAGTTCACAATTTCCGAAATGGAACTGTGGCGAGATAGAATCTATACGGCGATCGATTCTGGATTTGTAGTCGATGTGAGTGTTTGTTTTCAGGTGATTGTGTTTGTGTTGATCaaagttgaatttttttctcaaagaaaTCTGGAAAAAATATACCGTTAGATGGCAAAACTGGAATCGATATTCTAGCAAATCTGTTGGAAGCATCGGATTTATCCATCAACCCAGCGATGTACGGCAATCTGCACATCTCAGGGCACATCGCCATTGCTTACTGTCATGATCCTGAAAATCGTTATCTGGAGCCTTTCGGTATCATGGGAGAGTTATCAACGGCGCAACGAGATCCTTCCTTCTACCTTTGGCACTCTTTTGTCGATGATGTATTGGTGCGCCACAAAGATTTGTTAGATCCCTATACGGCGGCCGATGTAAGtaaatataaaaacaaatttactaACTCATTTCTAATGCACGTTTTGACGTTGCAGCTTTCTTTCCCTGGAATTACCGTCACAAATCTCAACGTAGCTTTGAATCGCGCGAATGTTGTACCAAACGTTCTGCTGACATATTGGCAGCGTTCGCAGGTGGATCTTGCCGCCGGATTAGATTTCGGACCGAAGGGAAATGTGTTTGCTTCGTTCACTCATCTGCAACATGCACCATTCGTGTACAATATCGAAGCTAACAACGGCAACCGAAGTCCGTCTCGAGGAACAGTTCGTATTTTTATGGCACCGAAAACGGATGACCGCAATACGATTTTGAAGTACGACGAATGGAGACGTTACGTCATTGAGCTGGACAAGTTTGTGGTTACTTGTACTGTGTGGCTTGAATTTGTTGGGATATTCATAATAACAGCTGTCTTTTTTCCAGTGAAACCGGGAGCAAATAACATCACTCGACGCTCCAACCAATCCAGCGTGACGGTGGCCTACAATCGAACGTTCCGTCAAATCAAAACCGAAGCTCAAATTCCCAACAAGAGCGACTTGGAACAGTTCCGTTTCTGTGGATGTGGCTGGCCAGAACACATGCTACTGCCGAAGGGTACTGCAGAGGGGATGGTATTCGATCTGTTTGTAATGATCTCAAACTATGCTGGCGACAGCATTGGTCAGGAGTTTGATGAGTAAGCTCGATCCGGTACTGCATAAAAATCGTAAAGACATTACCTTTTCTCCAAATAGGAACATAAACTGCAATGATTCACACTCCTTCTGTGGTTTGAGAGATAAACTCTATCCGGACGCTCGATCAATGGGTTTCCCATTCGATAGGAAATCTCCTGCGATGGTGCACACTTTGCAGCAGTACATGGCTGCCAACTCGAATATGCGTGCCACGGATGTAACCATCAAGTTTAGAAACACTGTAATTGCGAGAACATGATAGCaccgaaaaaatgttttttcatgGAATCTTCTCTAATCGGTCAAGTAAATGATAATAAACGGAAATTAATATcataaaagtcttatcgtcacaCTACTATCAATACTACTCATGCGACTGAGGAAGTCATGTTGAACACTTGCCTGGTCAGGCTCGACAGTTCGAAATATAGGGCGCTGGTCCGCAATCTTGCTACCGTTACTTCAAACTGCGACCAGGAAGAGTTTTTGTATGCCTAGAATTGTAGAAATTGAACGGTTGTTTAGCAAAGTGGTCATCAAGTAGCA comes from Malaya genurostris strain Urasoe2022 chromosome 3, Malgen_1.1, whole genome shotgun sequence and encodes:
- the LOC131435970 gene encoding phenoloxidase 8-like; this translates as MTTSSDVLALLQRPLEPTFFPKDDGKTVMELPERYLSDRYRPIGADLQSRFGDNVDVKIPVRDVGIPDIAFAEVIDRRGAFSVFIQKHREIAAQLIELFLRQPDIPSLIGVASYCRERLNVYLFQYAFAVAVQHREDTNNVNLPSILELFPDHFVDPAVFPKLREEGRVVSQANRVAIDIPMNYTASDRENEQRLAYWREDIGVNLHHWYWHLVYPSAGPMAVINKDRRGELFFYMHQQLIHRYNVERFSNRLGKAKSFHNFREPIAEAYFPKMVRSADNRAYAARPERATMKDIDRDVEGLKFTISEMELWRDRIYTAIDSGFVVDKSGKNIPLDGKTGIDILANLLEASDLSINPAMYGNLHISGHIAIAYCHDPENRYLEPFGIMGELSTAQRDPSFYLWHSFVDDVLVRHKDLLDPYTAADLSFPGITVTNLNVALNRANVVPNVLLTYWQRSQVDLAAGLDFGPKGNVFASFTHLQHAPFVYNIEANNGNRSPSRGTVRIFMAPKTDDRNTILKYDEWRRYVIELDKFVVTLKPGANNITRRSNQSSVTVAYNRTFRQIKTEAQIPNKSDLEQFRFCGCGWPEHMLLPKGTAEGMVFDLFVMISNYAGDSIGQEFDENINCNDSHSFCGLRDKLYPDARSMGFPFDRKSPAMVHTLQQYMAANSNMRATDVTIKFRNTVIART